The genomic stretch TGAAAAATGGTGATTCATCATGCGTGAAAAATAAGAGAGATACCTAGCTGGATAGGTGGTTGACTGATAAAAGAATTTGTGAGAACGAGAAGATAACGAATTGGAATAGAAAAAAGTTGCGAGTActttataaaattattatgataaaagatgaatacgATTAGTCCTAGTTAATTCATCTCACACTAAATTTTTTTATCCTACTATGTATATATTTAAGAGAGCAGTAGAATATCAATGtccaaaaattaaagaaaaagatatGTGGTAAATGTCCTATGACACTCAAATTAATACAATATTCGAACGGgcaaaatgaaaagaaaacaatAGAATACATGTGTGTGTGATATGACCACTATTCAAACCACTATTCAAATATGTATATGTGTATCTTACTAACAGAGAGGAGCTctttatatattttctattataACTTTCATAATCATAAGTTGCTAGAAAATGTTAGAGGTTATTAAATAAGGGAAGACATACAGTCTGAGTGAAGTACAATAACCGTCCGAGAAATTTTTCGTTATCCATATGTGTATCTTTTTTTATCTTTTGAAATTTACGATATTAATGAGGCGGTTGAAAAAATATGCTGTCACAAGTTATTGACTGATGGAAAATGCAATCACCTTCGAAGAAGGTTCTAGTGAATGATCATTATAATAAAGGAATATTTTCTGACAAACGGTTGTTATTCTGATAGATTATTATGATTTTCTGACCATTTTATTTGCTGAGTGTATCTCGACCGAATTTTTGAACCAACTGACTCTATATTCATTCTTCTCTTAAGTTGCTCGGTTATGTATTGGATGGTGCTGGAGATTTGTTCTTGAAGTAATATGAAGCTAAGTTCCTTAGTTCCCGTTGGTTCTTTAATCGACCGACCATATACGAAGATACTTGTCTTAAAGGAATGGGGAACTGAGTCGTTAGAGATTCAATCAGTACTTTAAGTCGATCGTCCATATGATAGAAAACTCGTCTTTGAAGTGAGAACCTTAGATTTGAAAATCCAGCCAAGTTTATAAGGGGATTTACTTTTCTGTATGTGTAAGAGACGGACATGCTGAATTGTATAAATATGACTGGAATTATTATCGACTGGCTATATAAAGGACTCATAGGGTCTGATATGGTGCATGATAGTGGGGTTGGACAGCGGACGTGGTCGGAAGTCAAACCCAcgaggcggtcagaagtcaagctcacgaggcggtcaaaagtcaagctcacgtggcggtcagaagtcaagcctatgtggtggtcaaaagtccgacctacgtagaggtcaaaagtccgaCCTACGTGGGGTTTAAAGGGTCAGGTTACAGGATGGTCCTGGTCGGGCACAAGTGACATTCCGAAGTTAGACCTACATGTCAAGTAGGAACTCGAAAGGTAGGACCTACAGATCAGGACTCAAAGACTTGCGGCACAGGATACACAGACCAaagtgtacaggtcgggatatgcaaaccaaggattacaggtcaggacttatagattTGTGCAATAGGATATGCGGACCAAAGACATACAGGTCGAGATATGTGGATGAAAGTTTACAGGTCACGGTAAGATACGGAATAGGGTCGGGCGTACGGGAACGATAGGCGAAGGCCTCGATTGGCAGGGCGGTAGGCACAGGTCTGGATCTACCGAGATAGACCGAATGGAAAATGCAAGGTGGGACGTACAGATCTGGATTTGCGGGACAACAAACAAGCTAGGGAATGCGCCAAGAAATGCAGGTTTGGGCATACATGTCAGTATTTGCAAGTACGAGGACCCAGTCGAAGGTTAGCAGGCCGGGGTGAGCCTACACTATACGACAATCAAGTTAGGGAATCGTAACAacccgtcagagaataatcactgcatgtcagggaatatgctaacggtctagggCTCATTGTCCACCGATGTCTCCTTAAACCTATAGGAAGATGTCATGTGTTATTCCCCGCCAGAaaaatcctgacacccgacattccctgacattcaTCAGACTCCAGAAGTACTCATTGTCGTATAAAAATGGAGGCTTTGTCtctatgcaggtacgctcactcgtcttttcgcactcgtcttttacttttcgtcctttcactgtgtttttgggaaaaaaaagtacctaacttgaacgtcggagggtctgacccgggaatttttttcttggttattggtCTCTAACGTAGAGGCGGCTTGTTTGAGTGTGCGTAGAGCCCTCGTGTCGTCGTCTCCGTCTCCGTCATCACCCCTCGTCATCCGCTCGTGAGAACCCTTCCGGTAGATGTCAGATCAACCAGCGCTTCCACGACTTTCGGTCAGCACCAAGGACAGCGCAGCCAGTCTCTGTCCGATTCAGCTTCCGGACGAGATCAGGGTCGACCAATTATATGTTGAAAAAGCGAGTAAAAAATCGGGGCCTCTTATTCTGATCGGACTTATGATCGGCTGAATCTATGGTAAATTAGATGCCCTTTGAACTCGGTTAGACATAGAATGATATTTGTCTGTATACAGAATCTGATGGTTCTCTTATTCGACGACAAAGATGAAAGTGAAGGCTCGTAAAATCCCTCGTCCACTTAGATTTAGCAAGCGGCGACTGCCTAGCTGGCAGTATCTTATTCTCGTTCACAGGAACGCACAAAAGCTACAGCGATAATTAGGAGAACTGGATTCTCTCAGGATCGATTATTGAGCCACTTGCTTGATACAAGCCAAGTCTCTGTCCCTTTTTGCTGATATTTCATCAACTTATTCGGAGCATTTAATCGTTCATAACTACTGTTACAGCACTGAGAAAATATTTACAGCAATCTCATTACATTCTATTTGTTCATCATATTAATCGATAATAAGCTGGTTTAACTAGCAGAGTAAGAACAAGACGTGTAGCTAAATTGAAGCTTATATCGATGGCAATGGAGTTACTTCTCGCCGGACTTGGGCTTCTCGACGCCGTTGACGTCGTTGTCTGCAATGAACCTGCCCCAGAACCAGTGCTTCCTCCACACGAGCACCATCTCCTCGATGGGCACGTTCTTGGTCtccggcaagaagaagaagacgaagaggcTCATGATGAAGACCCAGCCGCCGAAGAAGTAGAAGAGGCCGAACTTCATGTGGCAGAGCATGGTGAGGAAGGCCTGCGCGATGACGAAGGTGAACAGCATGTTCACCGACACGTTGATGCTCTGCCCCGCCGACCGGATCTCCAACGGAAAGATCTCGCTCGGCACCAGCCACCCCAGCGGCCCCCACGACCACGCGAACCCCGCCACGTACGCGCAGATGAACAGCACCACGATCGCCGCGTACCCCTTCGGAAAATGGCCTTCGCCGCTCGTCCCGAATTTGATCGCGATCAATGTCCCGACTACGATCTGAGTAGTGTTTTAATTAATTAGATGAGGAAACGTGCGTCGAGATTTCCCAATTATGCTTATGGGGAATGTGGATCTTAATTGAGTTGCAGTACCTGACACACGATCATTTGAGCGCCGCCCTCGAGGAAGAGTTTGCGGCGGCCGAGGCGGTCGACGGTGAAGATGGAGACTAAGGTGGCGAAGACGTTGACGAGGCCGGTGATCACGGCGGACATGAGCGAGGTGTTGCTGCCGAATCCAAGGGTGCGGAACAGGACGGGGGCGTAGAACATGATGACGTTTATGCCGGTGAGCTGCTGGAAGAAGGGGATGAGCAGGGCCATGATGATCTGGGGGCGGTACCGGCGCTGGAGGATGTTGGCCCACGGATTCTCCACCAACTTGGACTCCTCGCTGGCGGCCACCAGGTCGGCGTACTCCGCGCCGACGTCGTGGGTGCCGCGGATGCGGCGGAGCATGCGCTGGGCGCGATCAGGGAAGCCGCGCTCCAGGAGGGAGTTGGGGGTGTCGGGGAGGAACAGGGAGCCGACGGTAATGATGCCCGCCGGAACGGCGGCGAGCGCGAGGCTGACGCGCCACCCCCACCCGCCCTTTATCTTGTTGGTTCCGTAGTTGATCAGGTTTGCGGCGAGGATGCCGATCGTGATCATGAGCTGGAAGCCGATGTTGAGCATGCCGCGGAGCCGCGCCGGCGCCATCTCCGACAAATACACCGGCACCGACTGCGTTACTAACGCTACTTAATTTTCTCATTACAGTAACAAATTACCGGAAAAAAAAACTTACGAAAAtggaaagaaaataatgaaacaGATTGAGACATTCCTTTTGTCTCTTGTATTAAATCGAAGAGCCTTCACGAAGAAGGCTCCGATTACAGACAAATTGAGATTAAATCAACTCTAGATTCAGTCACTAACAGACATCAGATTCTAAATGAAAATCCCTTTCACTTCGTTACCTTTTTATTACTATTATATATGTTGTTAGACTTCATTGGCCATTGCGTAGGATGACTTCCATCGATAAGACCACAAAAAGGACAAGGTCATTCATAAATTTATCTTTCTTCAATCTAATATTCGACTTTAAGAACAAGAAAAGGAATCTTGTAAAAATATGCAATTGTGATGGATGATTTATTCCATACAAAACATGCAGTGGCCTACCCAACAGCGACTTCTTTAACGAAATTGAAATACAGTTACActgaaaaaaaaatgcaaaatttgaaatatttacaatgACTTTAGGAACAATAGAAATCTACGGTGTCTGAAACACGTTGCCATGCGATTAGTTAAACCCAAAACTAAGGAAAACaatattcttttatatatatatatatatatttttatttttcgagAACCACCACCCTCGTTTTCATTTGAACTTTTCAATAGCAAGTATAGTCAACTAAGTGAAGGATACGATATCATGTGACAGCTACCAAatcctttattttttaaaataaatttctgtTTCATATGCTCTGTTCTATGCTGAATATTATAGTTATAATGGTTGTATAGATACAGCTCAACCAATTACAGTAGCACGAGTTGACTAAAAGTCACCGGTAATCTAGTGGCTCAATttgttctttgaatttttcaagggaaaaaaatcaacaaaatgatttggatttttttttcttcttcttcttgagcaGAGAATTCGGTACCTGGTTGGCGAAGCCGACGCCGATGCCGAGGAGGATGCGGCCGATGATGAGCATGGCGACGTCCTTGGCGGCGCCGTTGAGGGCGGCGCCGACGAGGAAGGTGACGCCGCCTCCGAACATGGACCACTTGCGGCCGAAGGCCCTGGTCACGCCGGAGGCGAAGAAGGAGGCGACTAGGGCCGCGAGGTAGAGCGACGACGTGAAGGTCTGAAGCAGCTGGCTGTCGAACTGGCAGTACTGGTTCGTGCTCCGGTTTGCCTGCTGCTTCCGGTGAACTTCCGGGAAGAACTTCTCCAGGAACGAGTCCATCGACGTCACCCCGCCTTAATTAACCAATTCTTAACTATTTATTTAatgattaattaataatatatctaTGACGATCTAATTATAAGGTTAGTATACGTACCTGAGATGCCGATGTCATAGCCGAAGATGAGGCCGCCGGTGGCGGCGACGACGCAGGTGACGAGGACGTAGAGGGTTAGTTTGCCGGGGTATTCCTTGCCTGAACCGGAGTTGACGAGAGCGCCGCCGGCCATGTCTCAGTTATCGAGAGAAGATAAAGAAGGAAAGAGTTGGAGACGAACAAAGTGGCGGACGGGGATTTTATAGAATGCGATGCAAtggaggataaataaataaataaataataatttgaataTAGAGGACAATTAATAAATCATGTTaggtttttaattattattattatattttatttgttaattatttttattatgaaCAGACTGTCCGTCAGATTCGGGATGCGAGATCTGAGGCCGCGATGTGCGCCAGCAACTTGCCGTCCTGGTGTTGTTGGCCAATGAAGCAATGGACTTCTTATAACAATGAAATTGTTGGTTTGTGTCGTGTTTTCACATGATTGACAGCCGCTTTACAATATCGCACGGCGATCTTAGGAAGAGATATGAATTTTTATTGAAATTATAATTAGATGAACAACTGGGTCGTCAATTAAATAATCTTTCAGAGTACGAAGAAAGAGAAGCCGAGTCAACCCCGGCTTGCAAAAATGCTCCCGAAGTCGAACGGACGCGGaagccctttttttttttattaggtCAAAACTAAAAAAgacgattttttttaattaaacttgtaAAAAAAATACACTTCTCCTTCCTGTGATCATcattttaactattttttttctcataaCTAATATATTATTATAACTATTACAAGATCATCAATATTACCTAATTATAATGATATGAGAGGTTAAGAATATATGAGAGATGAAGTTGTAGTTAAAGTTAGGATGAAATGAtgattaaaattaaagaaaagtgaCAATTAGTCAGTGTGTCATTTTCAATAAGACTTTGCTTCTCGCTTAGCACTAAGGCATTGGATACAAGAACGATCCGTCTAAGAGTCGGTCGGACCTAAGGGACCTAGTGCTCTATTTCTGTGCTAAGATACCTAGCTATTATATGTCTAACTAGTCAATAGCTGATTGGGTTCAAGGGATAACAGGTATACCACAAGGCCGGTCAATCATACAACAAGCCAGATCCAGGGGACCCAACTTCCCACTTTCAGTACAAGTTTCTTAGAGCACAGCTTTTAACATACAGTCGATCGACCCTAAAGTTGGTCAGACTACAAGGACTTGTAGCCCCATTCATTACCAAGGTATATAGGAAAAATCCGATCGGCCTTAATGCGTCGATCGAGTATATGAGATACAATTCCCCATTATTCAGAGACAACTATCTCAACATACGACTGGTCGGGAATATCCCTGGCCAAGCCTACGGGACTTGGCTCATTATTGCTTTAATAGATGATCCCTAGCATCACATAATGTACAGCTAAGCGATCCAGAGCCCAAGCGATCTTACGTGACTCAACACCTCACCAAACCTATGTACTAATTGCCAGTATGATATAGAGCTGATCGATTAAAGGTTCAACCGAGATATGTGCAGGGGACAACACTATTAGATAATCACAATAACCTGTCAGAACATAACAATCATTTTATCACAGAATATTCCTCTATTACAACATATACATTCAATGGAATCTTTTCCGAATGTGATTATACACTTTCCATTAGCCGACATATTATGACAACAAATTCCTTCAACCGCCACATTAATGGCGTAGTTATAAAAGCAGTGCCCATGCGGGTAACGAAAGATTCCTCGGACGGAGACAGTGCATCTCCCAGACCGTACATCTTCCTTTGCTCGACAACTTCTAACACCCAATATTTGTTGCCACCTCATGATTGCAGaagttatgagaggtggtatataaagggggtttCTCCGTTAGTAAGGTACACGCATTTACAGCAATCTCACTTACACGCACGCATTTTATTGCATTCTTCTCCATTTTCCCACTCAGCCAATATACTaaattgagcgtcggaggacctgcgCCAGGGAACTCTTCCCTTATTCTTGCTCTAACGTTCCCTTTGCTTTCTCTTTGGTGTGCGCAGAGAGAAACGAGTCTCTCCTCCTCGGTGCAAAACTCTTCTCCCATTCAATCTCAAAGTTACCTGTCCAGCACACCATCTCCATCAGTTTCAGACATGATCATATATCTACAATCTCGCTACTATAACTATACTATACAGTTGTAACCGTTAAAATTTATATAActactaaaataatattaattagtaTTGATGAGAGATAAATTATCctgttataataattataatcggtaactactataacatgatagttgttagattatataatttaattataattatttatttatagtctTTAGAGCAATTTAATCTTTTATCATTTCAATTTAGGGTTCAGGTTTTTCTTATTATTATAACTATATAAGGTTTTTTTTGTACTCTTTAATTCTAAATCAATCATGCATAGAGAATTTATGCAATCCAAGAATcaaatcatgacaataaatcatcaaacttgacaatcaaatttaactaacttttaGAATTTCCaagataataaaaaaatgcatagagaatttattataaaaaccgacaagacaaactaaaaataaacAACCAAGCAAAAGCAAATAAcgcaaacaaagcaaagaaagtaaagacatatttacaagaagaaaaaaaaaagaaaaagtaagaTGGAACAGACTCCCCTGAAATTCTGGCGGTCGGAGTCGATTTAACTTCAACAACCAATCTGGAAGTGGTAAGAGATGATTCATTTGAAATATCCACTCTAGAAGTTTGATTATTGCATAGAATGTTAGGGCTTTCATCAAATGATAGAATGCATTCTTGTGTGAATGACTGCAAATGAAATGTCTGAAGAAATCCTATGTACTAAAAAGAGGATGCAATTCTTGCACGCATACTATGTAAGATAGACTAGAAATAATAACAaaattaacaaagcatgaatcaaAAGACGTGTCACATTTAATACAATCAAAATGAATTACCTCCATGAAATTTCCTAAAGATTCAGAAGAAATATCAACCTTACCATCCTGAAAGGTATCTAGAGGTTCTAAAACAGTGAATGCAATATTTTCTTAGTTAAATAAAAGATCAAGCTCTGGATCAGGAATAATCAACGAAAGTAATTCTTGAGTTTCTCCTACACTTCTATCGTCATTAAGTAGAATAGTAGACTCAACTAACTTAAATGATAAAATAGTCATTGGAAGTGATTCTTAggtttcccctacacttccatcatcatctcCTATACCTGCAACATTAAGACTATCTGGAATAGCAATATCATCAacaaaaataatatcaaaatcaactacaacatcatgatataaaaaactagaagagtcaTGTAAAGTAGTAGAATTAAAGTCaagaatatcacaaactctacaattcATCTCCTCAGGAATTGATGCAGTAGGTTGATCTGATAGCAACTGTAACTGTGTCGATGAATGTGTTCTTTCCTTGAATTGTGTTTCTTGTTGCCAAAATAGTTGTGACTGCTCCCTAAGATCCTACTCAGACTGATGGTGCTGAAAGTAAGGTTAGTAAGACTGGGGCCACTTAGAAGTCCCTTGTTGTGTGTTCTCATACTCGAATCCTGCAAATGAATTATACATGTCCTGCTGATGAGTCTGATAATACTAAGGATCATGCTGCTGATACTGGATCCTGGCCGAGAATACACTGGCAAATGAATGAACATCTTTAACAATCATCGGTCTAGTCTCATACTGCTGATAATTTGAAGTCATACTCTCGATAagttctctatcttgagtaggtgtcttgttaactagagcccctccactagctgcttcaaccatactcctgtccatgaaaagcaatccctcatagaagtatataaTCAGTAGCTCATCGCTTATCTGGTGCTAAtggcaactagcaacaagtcttttaaatctTTCCCAATATTCTTGAAACGGTTCTCCTATAAATTGTTgaattccacaaatactcctccgaatagctgcgatcctagaagcaggaaagaacctcgtcaaaaatattgaatctgctactgaaaatgaaaatgctctaagtctaacatcATCTCCTGATATGCCAAGTGGGTTCCATGAAGAGCACACCATATCTAATTCTTACAGATGtctgttgggatcttcaccagaaagtccatgaaactttGATAATAGATGAACAATATGCCATAACTCGAAGTCTGCCTCTAAATCAGAATATCTGATGCAAAATGAATCAACTGATAAATATGATGCCCAAAACTCTCTGAGTCTTTTCAGTATCGTTCTCCATAGTACTCATCAAATTTGAGATCCTGATCACACTGAAACTCTGGAACTACTGATAACACACAAGAGATTTCCTGGTCTTACCTGAAATACTCATGCAAATACCATCAAAAGACACAGGAAAATATACAAGATAGCACACATGTatacaagagatgaaataattaagGTCCTAACAATACTTTTGAATTTTTGCAACCAAAAAAgatagaaacaagaaaagaaagaaaatagaaaaataatcctaAGATTACAAACACCGCTACTCATCCCCGacaacgacgccaatttgattatGACCCAATTTTATCGTGAAAtgggcatcaaacaatgaagtaccaaacccctcctacgctaatgtagcatagaaatgactcgggtcgtccgtcAAAGAATGTAACGATAAGTGATAAACTTAGAATcgtatgttattcctatttttgggatttttaatatagaaatggaggttttgaattttaattctaaacctaacaaatgaaaagcaaagcaagtacgaaactaatctaatgctggaatgaaatctaactacgtgccaacaattaatccacaacgcattgtcactctatgtTATGGTTCaaccatcaacacaattaaactaaggaaggaaatagcaaaacattaaatgaaagctaatctaataaatgaaagacaatgcaagtaataaagctaAACCTA from Zingiber officinale cultivar Zhangliang chromosome 5B, Zo_v1.1, whole genome shotgun sequence encodes the following:
- the LOC121985808 gene encoding sugar transport protein MST3-like, which gives rise to MAGGALVNSGSGKEYPGKLTLYVLVTCVVAATGGLIFGYDIGISGGVTSMDSFLEKFFPEVHRKQQANRSTNQYCQFDSQLLQTFTSSLYLAALVASFFASGVTRAFGRKWSMFGGGVTFLVGAALNGAAKDVAMLIIGRILLGIGVGFANQSVPVYLSEMAPARLRGMLNIGFQLMITIGILAANLINYGTNKIKGGWGWRVSLALAAVPAGIITVGSLFLPDTPNSLLERGFPDRAQRMLRRIRGTHDVGAEYADLVAASEESKLVENPWANILQRRYRPQIIMALLIPFFQQLTGINVIMFYAPVLFRTLGFGSNTSLMSAVITGLVNVFATLVSIFTVDRLGRRKLFLEGGAQMIVCQIVVGTLIAIKFGTSGEGHFPKGYAAIVVLFICAYVAGFAWSWGPLGWLVPSEIFPLEIRSAGQSINVSVNMLFTFVIAQAFLTMLCHMKFGLFYFFGGWVFIMSLFVFFFLPETKNVPIEEMVLVWRKHWFWGRFIADNDVNGVEKPKSGEK